From one Pseudanabaena sp. FACHB-2040 genomic stretch:
- a CDS encoding nucleotidyltransferase domain-containing protein has translation MTSSLPLVDLSSRLPQVRLLVLFGSRAKGTATEGSDWDLGVGLSDPDLDGWSLLALAVPLAEVLGIQSEQIDLVNLDRCSPLLGFAMATEGMPLYEEIPGLFHCFQVKAAKVYADTAKLRQAQEQYIARMLKQLKQ, from the coding sequence GTGACCTCCTCTCTGCCCTTGGTCGATTTGTCTAGTCGGCTGCCCCAGGTGCGCCTGCTGGTGCTCTTTGGCTCTCGCGCCAAAGGTACCGCCACCGAGGGCAGCGACTGGGACCTGGGCGTGGGCTTGAGCGATCCCGATCTAGATGGCTGGAGCCTTTTGGCTTTAGCCGTGCCGCTGGCTGAAGTGCTGGGCATACAGTCTGAGCAAATCGATTTGGTGAATCTAGATCGTTGCTCGCCGCTGCTAGGATTTGCGATGGCGACCGAAGGCATGCCCCTATACGAAGAGATTCCGGGACTGTTTCACTGTTTTCAGGTCAAAGCTGCTAAGGTCTATGCCGACACCGCCAAACTGCGGCAGGCCCAAGAGCAGTATATAGCCCGAATGCTGAAGCAGCTCAAGCAATGA
- the gyrA gene encoding DNA topoisomerase (ATP-hydrolyzing) subunit A — protein MATPEERIIPTDLRNEMSRSYLEYAMSVIVGRALPDARDGLKPVHRRILYAMHELGLSADRPFRKCARVVGEVLGKFHPHGDSAVYDALVRMAQDFSMRTPLINGHGNFGSIDNDPPAAMRYTECRLRSLSSDALLQDIESETVDFVDNFDGSQQEPTVLPSRIPQLLLNGSSGIAVGMATNIPPHNLGELIDGTIALISNPDISISELIEIIPGPDFPTGGQILGRSGIREAYFTGRGSVTMRGVASIETLEQRGRPDREAIIITELPYQTNKAAMIERIAEMVNERRLEGISDIRDESDRDGMRIVIELKRDAYPRVVLNNLYKQTPLQNNFGVNMLALVNGEPQTLGIKQMLEVFVDFRVETITRRTQYELRKAEERDHILQGYLIALLNLDAVIALIRRAADTPTAKQELMDTYGLSETQADAILQMQLRRLTALEAEKIDQEHNDLQAKIADLNDILARRERILEIIVAELVQIREKHADQRRTIIELDDGELTDISLIANEQVVILVTEQGYIKRMPVATFEAQSRATRGKAGTKMKEDDGVLHFITCYTHDHVLFFSDRGVAYSLRAYQIPEGSRVARGAPIVQMLPIPIEEGITSVLGVREFTDDEYLVMLTKGGYVKKTALSAFSNIRANGLIAISLEDGDCLRWVRLARTTDSILIGSHGGMTIHFKADNDQLRPLGRPTRGVKAMNLRKGDDLISMDILPSQVVEAVQAAAESEDESEDSEPTNGEGPWVLVITAAGLGKRVPVSKFRLQNRAGMGLQAIKFRKRDDALVALLVTHDGDELMIVTNRGIIIRQRVNDISVQSRQATGVRLQKLDGEDAIAAVALVPQSLQEGETEDLTIDVEGSVGISEEALSEATTELIAEVTSSEEE, from the coding sequence ATGGCTACCCCCGAAGAGCGCATTATCCCTACGGATCTGCGTAACGAGATGTCCCGCTCCTACCTGGAATACGCTATGAGCGTAATTGTAGGTCGGGCGCTGCCAGATGCCAGGGACGGCCTCAAGCCGGTGCACCGCCGCATCCTCTATGCCATGCACGAACTGGGGTTGTCGGCTGATCGGCCCTTCCGTAAATGTGCCCGTGTGGTTGGGGAAGTGCTGGGTAAGTTTCACCCCCACGGCGATAGCGCAGTGTACGATGCCCTGGTGCGGATGGCCCAGGACTTCTCTATGAGAACGCCGCTGATCAATGGTCACGGCAACTTTGGCTCCATCGACAACGACCCACCTGCCGCAATGCGTTATACGGAGTGTCGGTTGCGATCGCTCTCCAGCGACGCCCTGCTCCAAGATATTGAGTCTGAGACCGTCGATTTTGTTGACAACTTCGATGGTTCCCAGCAAGAGCCAACGGTACTGCCGTCACGCATTCCCCAGCTTTTGCTCAACGGCTCCTCCGGCATTGCTGTGGGCATGGCCACCAATATCCCACCCCACAACCTAGGTGAGCTGATTGACGGCACCATTGCCCTGATCAGTAACCCCGACATCTCTATTAGTGAGCTGATAGAGATTATCCCTGGCCCTGATTTTCCTACGGGCGGGCAAATCTTGGGCCGCAGCGGCATTCGCGAAGCCTATTTTACTGGGCGTGGTTCTGTTACCATGCGCGGCGTCGCCTCCATTGAAACGCTTGAGCAGCGGGGCCGACCTGACCGCGAGGCGATCATCATCACCGAGCTGCCTTACCAGACCAACAAGGCGGCTATGATCGAGCGCATTGCCGAGATGGTGAACGAGCGGCGCTTAGAGGGCATTTCCGATATCCGTGACGAGAGCGATCGCGACGGTATGCGTATCGTCATTGAGCTCAAGCGCGATGCCTACCCCCGCGTGGTGCTCAACAACCTCTACAAGCAGACCCCACTGCAAAACAACTTTGGGGTTAACATGCTGGCCTTGGTTAACGGCGAGCCCCAGACCCTCGGCATTAAGCAAATGCTGGAGGTCTTCGTCGATTTCCGGGTAGAGACGATCACCCGTCGAACCCAGTACGAGTTGCGCAAGGCTGAAGAGCGCGACCATATTCTGCAGGGCTATCTGATTGCCCTGCTCAACCTAGATGCGGTCATTGCTCTAATTCGTAGGGCTGCCGACACGCCCACTGCCAAGCAGGAGCTGATGGATACCTACGGTCTTTCTGAGACCCAGGCCGATGCCATTTTGCAAATGCAGCTGCGCCGCCTCACAGCTCTAGAGGCTGAGAAGATCGATCAGGAGCACAACGATCTGCAGGCTAAGATCGCCGATCTAAACGACATTCTCGCCCGCCGAGAGCGCATTCTCGAGATCATTGTGGCCGAGCTGGTGCAGATTCGCGAGAAGCACGCCGATCAGCGCCGTACCATCATTGAGCTCGACGACGGCGAACTTACCGACATCTCGCTGATTGCCAACGAGCAGGTGGTCATCCTGGTTACTGAGCAAGGCTACATCAAGCGCATGCCGGTTGCCACCTTCGAGGCCCAGAGCCGCGCTACCCGAGGCAAGGCGGGCACCAAGATGAAGGAAGACGACGGCGTGCTGCACTTCATCACCTGCTACACCCACGACCATGTGCTGTTCTTTAGCGATCGCGGTGTGGCCTACTCTTTGCGGGCCTATCAGATCCCGGAAGGGTCGCGCGTGGCGCGAGGAGCCCCGATTGTGCAGATGCTGCCAATCCCCATTGAGGAAGGCATCACCTCAGTGCTAGGGGTGCGGGAGTTCACCGATGACGAGTACCTGGTAATGCTAACCAAGGGCGGCTATGTCAAGAAAACGGCTCTATCTGCCTTTAGCAACATTCGGGCCAATGGTCTAATCGCCATTTCTTTGGAGGATGGAGACTGCCTGCGCTGGGTGCGGCTGGCCCGCACAACCGACAGCATTCTGATCGGCTCCCACGGCGGCATGACCATCCACTTCAAGGCTGACAACGATCAGCTGCGCCCCCTAGGCCGCCCTACCCGTGGGGTAAAGGCGATGAACCTGCGCAAAGGAGACGACCTGATCAGCATGGACATTTTGCCCAGCCAGGTAGTGGAGGCGGTGCAGGCTGCTGCTGAAAGCGAGGATGAGTCGGAAGATTCTGAGCCTACCAATGGCGAAGGCCCCTGGGTGCTGGTAATCACTGCTGCCGGTTTGGGTAAGCGGGTGCCGGTTTCTAAATTCCGGCTGCAAAATCGGGCTGGGATGGGTCTGCAGGCAATCAAGTTCCGCAAGCGGGATGATGCTCTGGTGGCGCTGCTGGTTACCCACGACGGCGACGAGCTGATGATTGTAACCAATCGCGGCATTATTATTCGCCAGCGGGTGAACGATATCTCGGTGCAGTCGCGGCAGGCTACCGGCGTACGTCTGCAGAAGTTAGATGGGGAAGATGCGATCGCAGCTGTGGCGCTCGTACCCCAATCTCTGCAGGAGGGCGAAACGGAAGATCTCACGATTGACGTTGAGGGATCGGTCGGCATCAGCGAAGAAGCCCTCTCTGAAGCGACCACCGAACTCATTGCCGAAGTCACCAGTTCCGAAGAAGAGTAG
- a CDS encoding histone deacetylase, whose translation MVTELAILYSPQFLEHDTGQYHPENAGRLKAVVSAIKAASWADHLDWREPTPPSQRDILPLVLQLHNPKYVEALQHLAAKGGGHIDGDTPVSARSYDIALLAVSAWLDGVDYVLKTSNSAFVLARPPGHHAERDYGMGFCLLSNCAIAAHYALSQPGIRRVAILDWDVHHGNGTQHLVQSNPNIAFCSLHQSPCYPGTGAASERGMHNNVLNVPMPSGSIGADYLAQFEAEVMPFLQQFQPDLLIVSAGYDANHADPLANISLQPQDYGLFTQHCLTLTPKILFGLEGGYDYTALSQSVLATLEARLMA comes from the coding sequence ATGGTCACCGAGTTAGCAATTCTCTATTCACCTCAGTTTTTAGAGCACGACACGGGGCAGTACCATCCTGAGAATGCAGGACGGCTCAAAGCCGTAGTGTCGGCCATCAAGGCAGCAAGCTGGGCAGATCATCTGGACTGGCGAGAGCCAACTCCGCCTTCCCAGCGGGATATTTTGCCCCTGGTTTTACAGTTGCACAACCCCAAGTATGTTGAAGCCCTGCAGCACTTGGCTGCTAAAGGCGGGGGCCACATTGATGGCGATACGCCTGTGTCGGCCCGCAGCTATGACATAGCGCTGCTGGCGGTGAGTGCCTGGCTAGACGGGGTAGATTACGTACTGAAAACGAGCAACTCAGCCTTTGTGCTGGCCCGCCCTCCTGGACACCATGCTGAACGAGATTATGGCATGGGGTTTTGCCTGTTGAGCAATTGTGCGATCGCAGCTCACTATGCCCTAAGTCAGCCAGGCATTCGGCGAGTTGCTATTCTCGACTGGGATGTTCATCACGGTAATGGCACTCAGCACCTGGTGCAAAGCAACCCTAATATTGCCTTTTGCTCGCTGCACCAGTCGCCCTGCTACCCTGGCACTGGAGCGGCGAGCGAGCGGGGCATGCACAACAACGTGCTGAACGTACCCATGCCATCGGGCAGCATCGGGGCAGACTACCTGGCCCAGTTTGAGGCAGAGGTCATGCCCTTTTTGCAGCAGTTTCAGCCAGACCTGCTGATTGTCAGCGCTGGGTATGATGCTAATCATGCTGATCCCCTGGCCAATATTTCCCTCCAGCCCCAGGACTATGGGCTGTTTACTCAGCATTGCCTGACGCTGACGCCCAAGATTTTGTTTGGCTTGGAAGGGGGCTACGACTACACAGCTCTGAGCCAGTCGGTGCTGGCAACCCTAGAGGCTCGGTTGATGGCTTAA
- a CDS encoding PAS domain S-box protein — MSEEKVPMTGVDLGQILEPLTQLALQINRSRSLSAALDAAVSTAREMLGCDRTLVYQFLVDSEGVVLSESVEPAFKSIHGQILYDSHLRSQWHRPYQQGYTSQIEDTAASNLASCYLELLAHLQVRANLVVPILAWPDEPGQDVAAETRPSTPALWGLLVAHQCRGPRQWQPLEVETLKHIAAQLGGVAARFKTQSQPARPSSLPSVQSLPLQEEWAPVARKRAHQETLLQVMADASHLGFFIVDNRTDEILYFNHRFCEIWHLESLEADMLQGKLKNNDLIPACLPLIADVPAFAESCQPLQSEHNCCTIEDEIVFTDGRTIRRFSSQIRDRNNAYFGRLYIFEDISDRKRLEQALQASQARFSGILEIANDAIISVDAEQRITLFNQGAEKIFGYCSAEVLGKPLSLLLPKRFAACHHRHVDKFTTAPKRARKMGERGEVWGRRKNGAEFPAEASISKLEIGGETVFTAILRDISDRKQAETELAAQQAFLRQIIDTVPSCIFAKDRKGRLLVVNQASADIHSCKVEDMLGKREPEFNSNFEPNQLGRFLTINQEVMATRQPHQQIQKIVDSAGALRWYQTVIRPLLDDQDQVQGIVGNAIDITELKQAEAALEDKSQRLAAVIAIQQEIATRNADLDKVMALIVKRAQALTAADGAAIATIEAEELVYRAASGVGTALVGSRLKLADSVSEACLETGQILNCDDVDATSQINLEVCRQMGLRSMVVVPLLHQGERIGILQVCSSKVAAFTPQDIQTLHLTAGFLAATLRLASEFEAKNHLLAALQDSETRYRSVVDALAEGIVLQQADGQIMACNASAEEILGLTTSQMIGRTSVDPHWQTIREDGSPFPGEEHPAMVTLRTGKPQFGVVMGVHKPDGLTWISINSQPLFHADQPLPYAVVTSFADITALKRNEQILRQQTEREQMSHAIAQSIRQSLDLDQVLSTTVEEVRRFLKTDRVIIYRFNPDWSGVVVTESVAAGWLPILNTSITDTHLVERQEQLYAAQQVQTAADIYTAGLTPCYLELLERFQVRAKLVVPIWQDSKLWGLLIAHHCQGPRQWQSLETDLLVQLTTQVAIAIQQSELYQRLQAANRELDQLSTTDALTQIANRRRFDAYLGQECQRLQSDTTLTLILCDVDYFKPYNDTYGHLAGDHCLAEVAQVIQAAVGRPSDLAARYGGEEFAIVLPNTRRAGAVHIVNQIRHMLESLQLPHAGSQVSDHVTLSFGVAIAALPTTPQALIDCADQALYQAKAQGRDRYCIVNNA, encoded by the coding sequence ATGTCCGAAGAAAAAGTGCCTATGACAGGGGTCGATCTGGGGCAGATACTAGAACCTCTAACACAGCTAGCGCTGCAAATAAACCGTTCTAGGAGCCTGAGCGCGGCCTTAGACGCTGCCGTGAGTACAGCCAGGGAGATGTTGGGGTGCGATCGCACTTTGGTTTACCAGTTTCTGGTAGACAGTGAAGGGGTGGTCTTATCAGAATCAGTAGAGCCAGCATTTAAGTCTATTCACGGTCAGATACTTTACGATTCCCATTTGCGATCGCAGTGGCACAGGCCCTACCAGCAGGGATATACCAGCCAGATTGAGGATACGGCAGCTAGTAACTTGGCTTCCTGCTACCTTGAGCTGCTGGCTCACCTGCAGGTTCGGGCTAACTTGGTCGTGCCGATTTTGGCCTGGCCTGATGAGCCAGGCCAGGATGTAGCTGCCGAAACCAGGCCTTCTACACCCGCATTGTGGGGGTTACTAGTCGCCCATCAGTGCCGAGGGCCGCGCCAGTGGCAGCCTCTGGAGGTGGAAACACTCAAGCACATTGCTGCCCAGTTAGGCGGAGTCGCCGCCCGCTTCAAAACGCAGTCTCAACCTGCCCGGCCAAGCTCACTGCCCTCGGTTCAGAGTCTGCCGCTCCAGGAAGAGTGGGCACCAGTGGCAAGAAAGCGCGCCCATCAAGAAACACTGCTCCAGGTGATGGCCGATGCCTCTCACCTAGGCTTTTTCATTGTGGATAACCGCACGGACGAGATCCTGTACTTCAACCATCGTTTTTGTGAAATTTGGCATCTGGAGTCGCTAGAAGCCGACATGCTCCAGGGCAAGCTCAAAAACAACGATCTAATTCCGGCCTGCCTGCCGCTAATTGCTGATGTTCCGGCCTTTGCCGAATCTTGCCAGCCGTTGCAGAGCGAGCACAACTGCTGCACGATAGAAGACGAAATTGTCTTTACTGATGGCCGCACCATTCGCCGCTTTTCTAGCCAGATTCGCGATCGCAACAATGCCTATTTTGGGCGGCTCTATATTTTTGAGGACATTAGCGATCGCAAGCGCCTAGAGCAGGCGCTACAGGCCTCTCAGGCTCGATTTTCTGGCATTTTGGAAATTGCCAATGATGCGATTATCTCAGTGGATGCCGAGCAGCGGATCACCCTGTTTAACCAGGGGGCCGAGAAGATCTTTGGCTACTGCTCTGCCGAAGTTTTGGGAAAGCCCTTGAGCCTACTCCTGCCAAAGCGCTTTGCGGCCTGCCACCATCGGCATGTTGATAAGTTTACGACAGCTCCCAAACGAGCCAGGAAAATGGGCGAGCGGGGTGAAGTTTGGGGCCGACGTAAGAATGGGGCTGAGTTTCCGGCAGAAGCTTCTATTTCAAAACTAGAAATCGGGGGAGAAACCGTTTTCACGGCGATTCTGCGAGACATTAGCGATAGGAAACAGGCCGAGACAGAGTTGGCGGCTCAGCAGGCTTTTTTGAGACAAATTATTGATACGGTGCCCAGCTGCATCTTTGCCAAAGACCGCAAGGGTCGACTGCTGGTGGTAAACCAAGCCAGTGCTGACATCCACAGCTGCAAAGTTGAGGACATGCTAGGCAAACGAGAGCCTGAATTTAACTCCAACTTTGAGCCCAACCAGCTAGGTCGGTTTTTGACCATCAATCAAGAGGTCATGGCCACTCGGCAGCCCCATCAGCAGATCCAAAAAATCGTCGACTCAGCTGGGGCACTGCGCTGGTATCAAACGGTGATAAGGCCCCTGCTAGATGATCAAGATCAGGTCCAAGGCATTGTGGGCAACGCTATTGACATTACCGAGCTAAAGCAGGCAGAAGCAGCTCTAGAAGACAAGTCCCAGCGGTTAGCAGCAGTGATTGCAATTCAGCAGGAGATTGCTACCCGTAACGCTGACCTAGATAAGGTTATGGCGCTGATTGTAAAACGCGCCCAGGCTCTGACTGCAGCCGATGGGGCTGCTATTGCAACGATTGAAGCCGAGGAGCTAGTCTACCGAGCGGCGAGCGGCGTTGGGACAGCCTTGGTAGGGTCACGGCTGAAGTTGGCGGATAGCGTGTCTGAGGCCTGCCTTGAAACGGGCCAAATTTTGAACTGCGATGATGTGGACGCTACCTCCCAAATAAATCTGGAAGTCTGCCGGCAGATGGGGCTGCGCTCAATGGTGGTAGTGCCTTTGCTGCACCAGGGTGAGCGCATCGGGATCTTACAAGTGTGCTCCTCAAAAGTAGCAGCGTTTACACCTCAAGACATTCAGACTCTGCACCTGACGGCTGGATTTTTGGCAGCTACCCTGCGGTTGGCCTCGGAATTTGAAGCCAAGAACCACCTGCTGGCCGCGCTGCAGGACAGCGAGACTCGCTACCGCTCGGTGGTGGATGCGTTGGCTGAGGGCATTGTCTTGCAGCAGGCAGATGGCCAGATTATGGCGTGTAACGCTAGCGCAGAGGAGATTTTGGGCCTAACTACTAGCCAGATGATAGGGCGAACTTCAGTCGATCCTCACTGGCAAACTATTCGTGAAGATGGCTCCCCGTTTCCGGGCGAGGAGCATCCGGCAATGGTCACCCTCCGCACAGGAAAACCTCAGTTTGGGGTCGTCATGGGGGTACACAAGCCAGACGGTCTCACCTGGATCTCGATTAATTCTCAGCCCCTATTTCACGCTGATCAGCCTCTACCCTATGCGGTGGTCACCTCTTTTGCCGATATCACGGCACTCAAGCGCAATGAGCAAATCCTGCGCCAGCAGACAGAGCGGGAGCAGATGAGCCATGCGATCGCACAAAGTATCCGCCAGTCCCTCGATCTTGATCAGGTGCTCAGCACGACCGTTGAAGAGGTGCGCCGCTTCCTTAAAACTGACCGAGTGATTATCTACCGCTTTAATCCAGACTGGAGCGGGGTGGTCGTGACCGAGTCGGTGGCGGCGGGATGGCTGCCAATTCTCAACACGTCTATTACAGACACTCACCTTGTTGAAAGACAGGAGCAACTTTACGCGGCTCAGCAGGTTCAAACGGCAGCAGATATATACACCGCCGGGTTGACCCCTTGCTATTTGGAACTGCTAGAGCGGTTTCAAGTACGAGCCAAGCTGGTGGTGCCGATTTGGCAAGACTCTAAATTATGGGGGCTGCTCATTGCCCATCACTGTCAGGGGCCACGCCAATGGCAATCTCTAGAAACTGATCTGTTGGTGCAGCTAACCACTCAGGTTGCGATCGCAATTCAGCAGTCAGAACTGTACCAGCGGCTGCAGGCTGCCAACCGCGAACTCGATCAGCTCTCGACTACCGACGCCCTGACCCAAATTGCCAACCGTCGCCGCTTTGATGCCTATCTTGGACAGGAATGCCAGCGGCTGCAGTCAGACACGACGCTAACCCTAATTTTGTGCGACGTTGACTATTTCAAACCCTATAACGACACCTACGGCCATTTGGCAGGAGATCATTGTCTAGCTGAAGTAGCACAGGTAATTCAGGCCGCTGTCGGACGACCGAGCGATCTGGCCGCTCGCTATGGAGGCGAAGAATTTGCGATTGTCTTACCCAACACCCGTCGCGCTGGCGCAGTCCATATTGTTAACCAAATTCGCCATATGCTCGAAAGCCTGCAGCTGCCCCATGCCGGATCTCAAGTCAGCGATCATGTGACCTTGAGCTTTGGGGTTGCGATCGCAGCGCTTCCCACCACGCCTCAAGCCTTAATTGACTGTGCCGATCAGGCTCTTTATCAGGCTAAGGCTCAGGGCCGCGATCGCTACTGCATTGTGAACAACGCTTAG